Proteins encoded within one genomic window of Triticum aestivum cultivar Chinese Spring chromosome 2D, IWGSC CS RefSeq v2.1, whole genome shotgun sequence:
- the LOC123049864 gene encoding pumilio homolog 1-like, whose protein sequence is MSKELDSNLFKCICDQHANHVVQKCMECVQPQYIQFIYRRLCGKAKMLSTHPYGCHVVQVKMLEFCKDPQIMDMFITEILDCVKELSIDPYGNYVVQGMIIHQYANCVVRQLIDVVNDWQFNVMLDVLRRNRETFVMYAQGRQVIAQVKRLLNGMAPSPDSFGSQFL, encoded by the exons ATGTCCAAGGAGCTTGATAGCAACTTATTCAAATGTATCTGTGATCAACATGCAAACCATGTCGTTCAGAAATGTATGGAGTGTGTGCAGCCACAATATATCCAATTCATCTATAGACGGTTATGTGGCAAGGCCAAGATGTTATCCACCCATCCTTACGGATGCCATGTGGTTCAGGTT AAAATGCTAGAGTTCTGCAAGGATCCTCAAATTATGGACATGTTTATCACAGAGATTCTCGATTGTGTAAAGGAGTTGTCTATAGACCCATATGGAAACTACGTTGTGCAG GGCATGATAATCCACCAGTATGCAAACTGCGTGGTGCGGCAGCTGATTGACGTGGTGAACGATTGGCAGTTCAACGTGATGTTGGATGTGCTTAGGCGCAACAGGGAGACTTTCGTCATGTATGCCCAAGGGAGGCAGGTCATCGCGCAGGTCAAGCGGCTCCTCAATGGCATGGCACCGTCCCCCGACTCCTTTGGGTCCCAGTTCCTCTAG